In the Salvia miltiorrhiza cultivar Shanhuang (shh) chromosome 8, IMPLAD_Smil_shh, whole genome shotgun sequence genome, tgtattaatttaattttttttaccaaataaattattattatagtaaCAATTGGTGAAGCTATCTACTCTAGAGAACTAGAGACCACAATTCCGTACACGTTTAACGAAATATAATCGTTAATGATTGAAATCAGCCttactaaaataaatatatttaacataaacgaatattaagtatagatatattacataaatgaaaaattaatgtGCGTTCATGTAAAAATTAGGGcgaaaaattaattaaggggTTTtacacactacaagaaaacatgGAATTAGTTACTAAATTTAACAACAAAATTATTCCCGTAGTTAAATAACGACGATTTACCAACGAaagtatattaatttttaattttttttatttaatctttACGTGGAAGTACAATATGAAGCTACACGTGAAAGTACATTAATctttttttgtttcattttaaaACATCACAATGAACTATTATTAGTCTTCACAATTAAATCCTACTTATATATCTTTATTGCATTCCCACGTGATACTTGCACAAAGCCTACGAAATTCCAATAAATTTTCAATACTCGTGAACTCGATACACACACACGTATAGCTTATATGATATGAAGAGGTAGCTCAATTTATAATTTCTTGAAGCTACTCTTCTTCGTGTTCATATCTATATTACTCATTTAATCACAGGATTTTCATGTCAAGGTACGTACTATATATTTTCTTTAGTTGCTATATATGAAAAATGTGGTTTAATTATGAGTAATTATATGATCTTTGTACTAATTAAACCGGCCGATGGGCCCTTATGTTAAATtcgtctctctctttttttttttttttttttgtttctcaaaATCTCGAATTGGATTTTAGTTGCTAGAAAATGAATTGGATTTCGACAAATTTGTTTTCATTGTgatctttttttaatatataaattacataattaaataaaaaaaatttaaagatcgcacAACGAAGGACTCGAGAACTCAACACCTTAGATCTTGTGCATTAACTTCTTACCACTAGGCGAACACACACACTCATTTTGATCTTTAATTCATTTAATTCATTGAAGAGTGGTAGCAATTAATTAGTGTAACATGCATCTTGTTCGGATTTTTCCAAGGCCACACACATCAAATTATAGATTTTTCCTTCTCTTAATTATTAGAATTTCTGCACTTGAATCTGTCAAACATATACACGCACACGTTATAGTGGTTTTAGCCGTTGAACAGTTTAAGACGAGAAAATTAATCACAAGGATAAATACAATATTAATACTcctttatttttgaaaaaaataataataatccgaTTTAAGATATTTTTGGGTCAAAGACGCAAAAATACCAAACTACAtaccttttgttttttttgaagGTAAACTATATACCTTTTGTTGTTTAATAGACTTTATAGTTTATAGCCCCTAATTTCTCATCaaatatttcaatattttcacaAAATTTACAATGATATTTTAAGCACGAGTATGAAAAGAATTCCAAAGAGATAATTATTTTTGTCTACAAAATCATACAAGTTCTCACATAATTCTTTTCATGACTCCAACACATCTCTTGATCATCAACAGAAATTTGCAGACTtcatatatacatgtatatttTTGGAAGAAAAAGATGAATCCGCCATtaatactcatcatcatcaacacCTTACTATGCCTAACACCAACCACAGCTGCAGAAGCATCGCTCTCCAAAAATGGGTGCCAACAAAAATGCGGAGACGTAACCATCCCTTACCCCTTCGGCATCGGCCCCAACTGCAGCTTCAACACCTCGTACGCAGTCGAATGCGGCAGCCAATCAAAACCGTTCTTGAAATCCACCGGTTTGGAAGCCTTCGACTTCTCATTGTCCGACAACACAGTTCGAGTGATGCAGAGAGTCACCCCTCTCAACTGCTCCTCAAAGAGCGGCCAATTTCAGCTCGGCCAATCGCTGCTCGGCTCCCCCTTCACCTTGGGCGCCTCCATCAATCGCGCCGTCGTGGTCGGCTGCAGAAGCGAGGTCTCCCTGGTGGGCcccgcctccgccgcctcctccgGCGGATGCCGGCCCACCTGcggagccgccgccgccgccggctgCTTCGGCATCAACTGCTGCTCCGTCATCGTGCCGGAGATGTCTCAGCGCGTCGAGGCCGCCTACGCCGTAACACAagacggcggcggtggtgatGATTCCGTTTGTGGGTATGCTTTTCTTGCGGATTACAAGTGGCTGTCGCGCGAGTACGAGGATTACGTCAACTTCTCGACTCCGGCGGCGGAGATGACGGCGCTGAGGTGGGTGCCGGCGACGTTGGAGTGGAGATTCGACGTGGATGTAGGGAATCTGCGCGGGGTTGCGTGCGAGAATCGAAGCGTGGAGGCGCACCGTTCGATGATAATCTGTTCGAATTCAACATGAGTAGGTGTCGCTGTCGAGAGGGGTTTGAGGGGAATCCGTATCTGTCGTGTGTGGACATTGATGAATGCAAGAACTCGAGTTTGAACAACGTGTGTGGATTTGGGAGTGATTGTGTCAACACAGAAGGGGGTTTCGTGTGCAAGAATCGAAGCAATGGCAGCCACATGAAATCTATGATCATCGGCTTCAGTAGTGCGTTGGGTGTTCTTCTTCTCTTGGGTGGTGTTTGGATATTGTTTAAATTCATCAAGAATCGGATTAGGGCTAACCGGAGGAGGACATTTTTCAAGAGGAACGGAGGGTTGCTGTTGGAGGAGCGCCTCTCTTCCGCCGGGGCCGCCGAGAGGATCAAATTCTTCGGCCCCACAGAGCTGGACCGCGCCACGGACGGGTACGACGATGATCGGATACTCGGCCGCGGCGGGCAGGGCACGGTCTACAAAGGGATGCTGCGGGACGGGCGGATTGTGGCGGTGAAGAGGGCCAAGAGGATTGGTGAGGAAGAAGTGTTTGTGAACGAGGTTGTGATAATGTCGCAGATCAATCACAGGAATGTGGTCGCGTTGCTCGGGTGTTGTCTCGAGACGGAGGCGCCTCTGCTCGTGTACGAGTTCGTCCCGAATGGGACCTTGTCGGAGCACATCCACGCCCGGGATAAAGACTACTTCCCGTTGTCGTGGAGGATGCGCGTGAGGATCGCGGCGGAGGTGGCCGGGGCGCTCGCCCACTTGCACTATTCGTCCTCTGTTCCTATATATCATAGAGACATCAAGTCCTCGAACATACTCTTGGATGGTAAGTACCATGCCAAGGTTTCGGATTTCGGGATATCTAGGTCGGTCGGGGTGGATCAGACTCATCTCACGACGAGGGTGTTTGGGACGTTCGGGTACTTGGATCCGCAGTACTTCTGGTCGAGTAGGTTCACGGAGAAGAGCGACGTGTACAGCTTTGGCGTTGTTGTTGTCGAGATTTTGACGGGGGAGAAGGCGGTTTCCGCGGCTGGAATTGAATCCGGGAGGAATTTAGCGGCGGATTTCTTGCattccatggagggagatgatttgctcgacatgctcgacccCGAGGTTATACAAGGTAGAGTGGATCAAGTTATGATGATGGCAGATATTGCTCGGAGATGTTTGCATCCGAGTGGGGAGAGAAGGCCGACGATGAAGCAAGTAGCGACGGAATTGGAAGGAATTAGAGCAAAGGAGGAGGCCTCTACTTTGCCATCTTATCGTCATGAATCAGATTTCCAGTCTGTTGATTTGGGAGAGGATTATGGCTTTTCATCAACGTCGGAGACTAGTAGTTTGAGTGTCATCACTCCAAAATCAACTTGATTAACGGCTATGGATTTATTTCTCAATTGTTACAATATTGATTCTTCCATTCTATTGTACAAAATTTATCCAAGCCTTTTTCTCTGTTGTACAATTTATAATTGTGTTTTATATGTagttatttttctactttttttgtCATGTTGATAATGATTCATTATTATTTGACACTGTTATTAAGAAGAAGATTgattaaatgataaaagtgaTAGAAAATAGTGGAGCTCACAActttttgtgaaaaattaaatacgatttttatttttggaacaAGTCAATATTAATACGAcggacaaaaaagaaaagtatttGATGATATTATAAAGTATATACATCTTTGATATGGTCACAGACACACAGTAAAAAATGAAATGTGTTTGTGGTTCTGTTAGAGTATCCAAAGTGAGGGTGACTTGATAGAAGAGGGACCACAATGAGTCAGGAGGCCACAGTGGAGTGACTTAATAGCTGACTTGacctttttagttttgatttttgtatttttcatttaaatttaattgcataaatttaaataacacaatttacttcaaatttaaattgcattagttttaaaatcctaaaaattacataaatcttaaaaaaaacaaaaaaacggCTAAATAGCCGTTAGCTTGAAatgtgaaaattaattttttttttaaaatccacaCGAGCCTTATAAAACCGAGATCAGGCCTCACCCGATTTATCGGGTCAGCCTCGAGTTCATCTGCACCACAGTGGGCGACATGATATGTGGGTGATTTGATAACCGACGATCGAATCACCCTATATGTAATAAAAACCTAAACTAATGGAAGTGGAGAATTTGGATGGAACTCACAACCAACTGTTCCATTTCTTCAAGCCAATATGCAttctgatttatttttttaaatgacattctgatttttttttaacgtATAATATGTACTTTCATTGAAAAGTCACTTTATGATCAAAAATTATTTCGTGGATATTACTTACTCCATACACAAAAATTatgctataattttttttaaaataaatactattttaaaaataaacaaaaaatagcTATAAtgtgtaaaataattaaaattaattaaatactatttttattttaaaaataaaaaattaattacgtgacttttataaattttttaatcatATTATAGCTACCGTAATATGGCCAAACAACTTTCCCTTTCCTAATAATATGCAAatatttctctcaaaaaaataatatgctGCAAATATAAGCATTTATAATTAAGCTCTCTTTGAAGCACTATgtaatgatatatttaaataaatcaaatcattTTGAATCTGttctgaaaaagaaaaatgccAGAAACTGAAAACTAAAAATAGATTAAGGAGGTAAATGCAAATAACCTAAATTCCGATGGGGTGGGTTAGTAATATCCGATTAATGACAACAATTGCCGCGATAATGCGCGTGTTTAGTTAATTaatcttctttctctctccaaatctccttctctttctctctctagaaaactATTAGAATCCACTACTATTTGTTTACTCGTGAATGAGCACAAAACCAACAGAAAAACCAGAACACTGTTTGCCAGTTAATTCTACTTTTCGTGACATCACACTGCCATTACTTTTAATTAAGGAAAAAACACTTGAACACTAATCGTCTCAAAAGAGCGGCCCCTTTTTGGATATAGCTATCTTTCTTCACGCCCACAAGAAAACTTTCCAATGTGTGGTATCGAAGGTTGAGAATTTAGCGTTTCTTGTTGATGAAAATGTAAATGGGTTTTCCCGAAAGTAGGCAGCTTTCGAAGAGGGATCAAAATTCTCAGCGCTCTTCTTCTGCAAGTAGCAATAACAGCAATGGTGTTAATGGCGGCTGTAATGTCTCGGGAATTTTGTGGGGTCAGAGATGCAGATCAAGATTTGCAAGATTGGTGCTTTTCAAGCGGATTGATTATGTGCAGCTGATTTGCGCGGTTgctgttttcttcttctttatcttcATCTTTCAGGTATTCTTCCTACCGGGCTCTGTGGCGGATGATGGAAGGAAATTCGGTCGAATTGAAGGTGTGTTTAGAAGGCGCCATGAAACAAGCAGTCGAGAATTGTCATTCTTGAAAGAATTGGATTTTGGTGAAGATGTCAAGTTTGAGCCTTTGAAAATCTTGGCCAAGTTTCGGAGGGATGCAGAAGATGCCACCCTCGGTGTTTCTTCACCAAATGTCACCAGATTTGGGTACAACAAACCCAAGCTTGCTTTGGtaaaaatgtgtgtgtgtgtgttctctCTCTTCATTTAATTTGACAGTTCTTGATTGTGTTGATATTGGCGTGGTGAAAAATATGAGTTGTTTTAAGTGTTGCTGCGTCTATAGTTCGTCGGTGCGTGGTTTTTCTTGGTTATAtctttgaattttgaaaaggGGTGTTGTAATCTTGAATTGTGGTTGTAGGTCTTTGCAGATTTGTGGGTTGATCCACATCAGATTTTGATGGTTACTGTTGCTTCTGCATTGCGGGAGATCGGCTACGAGATTGAGGTTATTACACACTTTGCAATCATATCCTTATAATCATATTTGCCATAGTGATTTAGTTCTATGATTATGCTTGCAGCATTGATTGTATTTTGTTTCTAAAATGATCTATTATCTTCTTAAGCTTCGGTTGTGTATCTCTTGTTTGAGTGAGTTTTATCTCCAAAATTTGTGATTAAGTCCTTTCAGCTTGCCTATTTGAACGACGGAGTTTTATCTTTGGTACTTGCAGGTGTTCTCGCTGGAAGATGGCCCCGTTCGTGCTACTTGGAGAGAGGTAGGGCTTCCTCTCAATGTGATCAGTGCAGATGAGAACATGAAGTTCAGGGTAGATTGGCTAAAGTATGCACACCATTCTTAATTTGTCAGGTTACTTGTCAATTTTCTATGTAAATAAACTGTTAATTGCATTATTTGACCCATAATTAATGATAATGTAAACCAATGACCAAAATCTTGACGATACATTTTAATACCATTATTAGATAGTTAAAATTTCCATGAAAATATCTACATATTATTTCTTCTAGGTTTCTACTAATCTAGAAAGAGTTTATGGAACTTTTGCATTTTGGATCCATGTATCACAACTTGACTTTCTTCAAAATATATCTTATCATGCCAAATTTTCTGTTTTTTAATTTCTGGAAACTCATTTCGTCTTACTTAAATCGAATTTACTTTTCAACAAAACCTCAGCTCTCCTTACAAAGTTGTGGCACTATACCTACgctgagaaaaaaataaatatattttgttaGTGTGGATTGAATGTTCCCAAAAATTTTCTGACATACTCGCTTGTACTTTGCAGCTATCATGGAATAATAGTCAATTCTCTTGGAGCTGTGGGTGTCTTATCTAGGTAAGTAACACTAAGATGTAATTGCTGGAAACTGGGCTAGAGGTGAAAGAGTTGAGGTGGAGAAGGAAATGGTAGAGGGAAACGATAAAGGATATAAAAGTACTAGTTAAATAAGGAAACTTTTATCGAACTACAAATCCTCCAAGAATAGCCATAAACTTGATTACATGGAATGATAACTCATGGTCGTTGATTTTAATAAATCCTATAAATGCAATCAAATAGAGGATCCATGTTCATAATATCATTTAGCTTTTATAATTTGTAGCTGACTATGACTTTTCATATAAAATAAGGATTTTACTTGTTGCAGTCTTATGCAGGAACCATTCAGAAAAGTACCACTTGTATGGACCATCCATGAACAGACGCTTGCTATACGATTGAGACAATATGTTTCAAGTGGTCAAACTGAAATGGTTGATAGCTGGAAAAAAGTTTTCCAAAGAGCCACCGTTGTAGTCTTCCCAAACTATATTCTACCGGTATTTATGTTCACATTTTAATAGAACGTGAGGCATATCTCCCCCTAATTTGTAATAATGATTTATATATAGCCTCAGTTACGTTGTGTGAGTATGATTTTACTGAATGATCTCAGTGCATGTCGAGGTATCTATGATTTAGTGATCACTAATGCTCCCGATTTGTTTATTGATTAGGTGGCCTACTTGGCATGTGATCCTGGTAACTACTTTGTCATCCCAGGGTCACCTGAAGCGGCATGGCAAGCTAATACGATGATGCCTTCTAACACAAATGATTTTGCTATTGCCATTGTGGGAAGCCAGCTATTGTACAGAGGCTTATGGCTGGAGCATGCCTTTATTTTGCAGTCTTTGTATCCTCTGCTTGCGAACTTTAGCGGTGCTAGTTCTCATCTTAAAATCTTCATCTTGGCTGGCGACTCTGCGAGCAACTACAGTAGAGCTGTGGAGGTACAACTGTTTCATTCCCTTCAGTTTACCGTATGTTTACGTATCGTCTTGTTAATAAAAGTTACTAAAAGATGatgaatttgtgtttttttagaTTAATAGGATAAAATCCACTCATGTTTGTTAACATAAATGAAGATAGTTTCCAGTTTTCTCATTGCTTGATATTTTCTCAAATATGTGGTCTCAGACAATTGCACTGAACTTGAAGTATCCAAACGAAACTGTTAAGCTTGTAGCTGTTGATGAAAATGCCGATGCTGTTCTGAGCAGTGCTGATCTTGTGATCTATGGTTCCTTCCTTGACGAGCATACTTTCCCCGGAATTTTGCTAAAAGCCATGTGTTTCGGGAAACCTATAATTGCCCCAAATCTACCAATGATCCAGAAATATGTAGGTATCTACATTCTGTTTTCGTCTATGAGTATGCACATATCTTTTTTGATTTGTCACGTACGTCAAGATGCCAAATAACAGGCAAGGGACAATTTTCCAATTGCCTTTCTTTTGTAGAGGTTTGAGTTAGTGATAGTTGCAGTTATTTGACTTACAAAACGACATACTAACTGGTTTGGCAAAATCTTAGGTTAGTGACAGGGTGAATGGATTTATTTTCCCTAAGGAGGATACCGAGAAGCTGACAGAGATCATGTTTCGACTGGTTTCAAATGGAAAGCTCTCTCCTTTAGCACACAATGCTGCTTTGATTGCAAAACGTACAGCCAGAAACTTAATGGTTTCTGAAAGTGTCAAAGGATATGCATCTTTGTTGGAAAACATTCTCATGCTCCCATCCGAAGTCGCTAGTCCCCGTGCTGCACGAGAGATTCCTATGGAGTTGCGAACTAAATGGCTATGGCATTATTTTGAACCGTTTAGAGATGCAAATTCTTCAAACAAAAGTGGCAGGATTTGTAAATATCTAGACGAGGTTGAAAAGCAACTGAATCGTACTCGTAAGGAAAAGTTAAACTCTCATGGTTTGATTACGACAAACAATACATTTATGCTTGCCATTTGGGAAGAGCAAAAGTATTTTGACATGGCCTATATGAGAAAAAGAAGAGAGGATGAAGAGGTTAGTGATTTTGATCACTCTTCTCCCTAAATCCTTAGGAAGCATAGGCCTCAATTTTATACTTATCTTTCTATTCTTGTCGGAATTGATTTAGTTCAAGGATCGAACTGATCAAGCTCGGGGAACGTGGGATGAAGTATATAGAAACGTTAGAAGGCTCGACCGCACATTACACGAAAGAGATGAAGGAGAACTGCTAAGGACAGGTCAACCTCTATGTATATATGAACCTTACAATGGAGAGGGGACTTGGCCTTTTTTGCACCATACCTCTCTGTATAGAGGGCTTAGGCTGGTGagtacctctctctctctctcttgtatTTTCTTGGGCGCCTTCTCCCATGACAAAACCATGACAATATGTTGCTGGTTACTGCATGAATTATGTTGCTGTAGTCCTCGAAAGGTCGAAGACCTGCAGCCGATGATGTCGATGCATCTTCTCGTCTTCCACTGTTAAATAATGCTTATAATAGAGAGATCTTAGGGGAATATGGAGCCTTTTTTGCTATAGCTAATCGGATTGATCGTCTCCATAAAAATGCATGGATAGGATTCCAGTCTTGGAGAGCTACAGCAAGATCGGTAAGTCATTGGATTGGAGTTCTGTTCTTGAAGATTCTCATTGACTCCATCTCAATATTCATACACCTAATGTTGCAATTGAACAGAAATCTTTGTCTAAAAATGCTGAAAGATTGTTACTGGAAGCTATTGAAGCAAGAAGACATGGAGACGTGCTTTACTTCTGGGCTCGTCTGGACATGGATCCGAGATACCAATCAGAGCAGGACTTCTGGTCATTCTGTGATGCTATAAACGCTGGGAACTGCCGGTGAGATCATCTTTCAATTCTCAATTGTTTCATAACGATGAACAGATAAATGTGTCGGACGTGTTCTTATCTGTGTAATCTCAACCAGATTCGCGTTCTCTGAGGCTGTCAAGAAAATGTATGGTGTGAAACACGACTTCACTTCACTTCCACAAATGCCTTCAGATGGAGGAACTTGGTCCGTCATGCACTGTTGGGTCGTTCCTACTCGATCCTTTCTGGAGTTCGTCATGTTTTCAAGGTCAGTACTTCTGTTGAATCCTTGTCGAGGGCACTTCGTTTGCAAACTTAGATTTCAACAAAGGTGTGCTTCGTTTTTGTAGGATGTTTGTAGATGCACTGGATGCACAGTTCTATGACGAGCACCACAGAACGGGGCGTTGTTGTCTGAGCTTATCGAAGGTATCTATCCGGCTGTTTCCCTCGTGTATATTCATGTTACTTCTCGTGTTTCACCATCACTCGTGTCAACTGGCAGGACAAGCACTGCTACTCACGTCTGCTCGAGCTGCTGATAAACGTTTGGGCGTACCATAGTGCACGACGGATGGTGTACATCCAGCCGGAGACGGGGTTGATGCAAGAACAGCACAAGCTGAGTGGACGGAGAGGCCGAATGTGGGTGAAGTGGTTCCAGTTCAGCACCCTCAAGAGCATGGACGAGGACTTGGCGGAGGAGTTTGACTCCGACCGCCCTAGGAGACGGTGGCTGTGGCCGTCGACGGGCGAAATCTTCTGGCGAGGTATGTATGAGAAGGAGAGGAATATGAGAATCAAAgcaaaagagagaaagaagcagTTGAGTAGGGACAAATTAAAACGTATGAGAAGAAGATTTCGTCAGAAAGTGATTGGCAAATATGTGAAGCCAGTTGAAGATGAGTCCAACACCACCAATATTACTACTGTTTGAAATGTAATTCTATAcaattaaattttttcatttttaccCCAATTTTCTTTTCCATTTCAGAGTGGATGCCTAGGGTGGTTTGTACATTCTGTATGAGATATTGTACGTAGTGCGCATCCATCTGATGTTCTTTTACACTGTACAACATTTTTTGAAGTGAAAAATGTGTGAATAAATATGTTGTTTTGCCATTGCATAAGTTGATGTTGGGAGTAACAGAAGTAACAAGATTTGATGTTGCTTTACTATAATTAGGCTAAAGATTGCACCAAATATCAACTACATTACAACAGCTGTATTGAAACAATGTTTCAGAACAGGCTCTTTTACTATTAAGTTTCAGCCACCCTCCTCGTTTCGCTTGCGTATTCAGCAGCAAGGCAATTGCAATGCACGGATAACTCTTGCCGTCTCAAGTTGGGAGTTTCTTCTAGTAAACGAGCACCGGAGACTTTCAACTTCAGAAGACCCTAGTTTCAGACTCTTGGAGCTGTGCAGGTAGCAAATGGAAAGCAAAAGGGAATCAAGAGATGCGAAACTTCAAAGATGAGTATAGAAAACATGTCGACAACGAATGATTTATCCTACCACCACCAATGGTAGCCTCAGGTAGCCGTTCAATGGAATATTGGTGCTTTGTAATGTACATAATTGGCACGCCAGGGATCTGAAATTTGATCAATCTCATCACCAAATTGTAAATATACAAGAGTAATCAATGTCAGAAAATAGAAAACTAGAACTCTTATTCCTACGTGTGAGTTTATCGTACCTTACGGATTCTCCTCTTCAGGTCCCGATCACAGGTTGCAACAATGTAGCACTTGTGCTGTTTCATAGGCCATGATGGCACTCGGTTAATTTGTTTGCAATTAAAACCTCATGCCATTACATTATACATGTAATTTGACAACAGCAAAAATTAGTTGGTAAgacttttaagaaaatttacaaCAGGCCATTTCTACCATTTAGTGATTTTTCAAAGCATGGAGTATAAAAGGCTGGAAGAAATATTTAGTCACAATGCTTTAAAGTCTAAAGATCAGCCGATTAATTGTTTTGTACCTGTGTAACCCTGTCAACAAGACAATCATCAGCATAGGTTCCTTTGTGAATACAGGGAAGCCTTTCAAATCGAGGATCCTTTGCAATTCTGTTGATACAAGAAAGAAAAGAGCACAA is a window encoding:
- the LOC130998639 gene encoding wall-associated receptor kinase-like 17 yields the protein MTPTHLLIINRNLQTSYIHVYFWKKKMNPPLILIIINTLLCLTPTTAAEASLSKNGCQQKCGDVTIPYPFGIGPNCSFNTSYAVECGSQSKPFLKSTGLEAFDFSLSDNTVRVMQRVTPLNCSSKSGQFQLGQSLLGSPFTLGASINRAVVVGCRSEVSLVGPASAASSGGCRPTCGAAAAAGCFGINCCSVIVPEMSQRVEAAYAVTQDGGGGDDSVCGYAFLADYKWLSREYEDYVNFSTPAAEMTALRWVPATLEWRFDVDVGNLRGVACENRSVEAH
- the LOC130998944 gene encoding wall-associated receptor kinase-like 10, translating into MSRCRCREGFEGNPYLSCVDIDECKNSSLNNVCGFGSDCVNTEGGFVCKNRSNGSHMKSMIIGFSSALGVLLLLGGVWILFKFIKNRIRANRRRTFFKRNGGLLLEERLSSAGAAERIKFFGPTELDRATDGYDDDRILGRGGQGTVYKGMLRDGRIVAVKRAKRIGEEEVFVNEVVIMSQINHRNVVALLGCCLETEAPLLVYEFVPNGTLSEHIHARDKDYFPLSWRMRVRIAAEVAGALAHLHYSSSVPIYHRDIKSSNILLDGKYHAKVSDFGISRSVGVDQTHLTTRVFGTFGYLDPQYFWSSRFTEKSDVYSFGVVVVEILTGEKAVSAAGIESGRNLAADFLHSMEGDDLLDMLDPEVIQGRVDQVMMMADIARRCLHPSGERRPTMKQVATELEGIRAKEEASTLPSYRHESDFQSVDLGEDYGFSSTSETSSLSVITPKST
- the LOC130998945 gene encoding uncharacterized protein LOC130998945 isoform X1, with product MGFPESRQLSKRDQNSQRSSSASSNNSNGVNGGCNVSGILWGQRCRSRFARLVLFKRIDYVQLICAVAVFFFFIFIFQVFFLPGSVADDGRKFGRIEGVFRRRHETSSRELSFLKELDFGEDVKFEPLKILAKFRRDAEDATLGVSSPNVTRFGYNKPKLALVFADLWVDPHQILMVTVASALREIGYEIEVFSLEDGPVRATWREVGLPLNVISADENMKFRVDWLNYHGIIVNSLGAVGVLSSLMQEPFRKVPLVWTIHEQTLAIRLRQYVSSGQTEMVDSWKKVFQRATVVVFPNYILPVAYLACDPGNYFVIPGSPEAAWQANTMMPSNTNDFAIAIVGSQLLYRGLWLEHAFILQSLYPLLANFSGASSHLKIFILAGDSASNYSRAVETIALNLKYPNETVKLVAVDENADAVLSSADLVIYGSFLDEHTFPGILLKAMCFGKPIIAPNLPMIQKYVSDRVNGFIFPKEDTEKLTEIMFRLVSNGKLSPLAHNAALIAKRTARNLMVSESVKGYASLLENILMLPSEVASPRAAREIPMELRTKWLWHYFEPFRDANSSNKSGRICKYLDEVEKQLNRTRKEKLNSHGLITTNNTFMLAIWEEQKYFDMAYMRKRREDEEFKDRTDQARGTWDEVYRNVRRLDRTLHERDEGELLRTGQPLCIYEPYNGEGTWPFLHHTSLYRGLRLSSKGRRPAADDVDASSRLPLLNNAYNREILGEYGAFFAIANRIDRLHKNAWIGFQSWRATARSKSLSKNAERLLLEAIEARRHGDVLYFWARLDMDPRYQSEQDFWSFCDAINAGNCRFAFSEAVKKMYGVKHDFTSLPQMPSDGGTWSVMHCWVVPTRSFLEFVMFSRMFVDALDAQFYDEHHRTGRCCLSLSKDKHCYSRLLELLINVWAYHSARRMVYIQPETGLMQEQHKLSGRRGRMWVKWFQFSTLKSMDEDLAEEFDSDRPRRRWLWPSTGEIFWRGMYEKERNMRIKAKERKKQLSRDKLKRMRRRFRQKVIGKYVKPVEDESNTTNITTV
- the LOC130998945 gene encoding uncharacterized protein LOC130998945 isoform X2 translates to MVTVASALREIGYEIEVFSLEDGPVRATWREVGLPLNVISADENMKFRVDWLNYHGIIVNSLGAVGVLSSLMQEPFRKVPLVWTIHEQTLAIRLRQYVSSGQTEMVDSWKKVFQRATVVVFPNYILPVAYLACDPGNYFVIPGSPEAAWQANTMMPSNTNDFAIAIVGSQLLYRGLWLEHAFILQSLYPLLANFSGASSHLKIFILAGDSASNYSRAVETIALNLKYPNETVKLVAVDENADAVLSSADLVIYGSFLDEHTFPGILLKAMCFGKPIIAPNLPMIQKYVSDRVNGFIFPKEDTEKLTEIMFRLVSNGKLSPLAHNAALIAKRTARNLMVSESVKGYASLLENILMLPSEVASPRAAREIPMELRTKWLWHYFEPFRDANSSNKSGRICKYLDEVEKQLNRTRKEKLNSHGLITTNNTFMLAIWEEQKYFDMAYMRKRREDEEFKDRTDQARGTWDEVYRNVRRLDRTLHERDEGELLRTGQPLCIYEPYNGEGTWPFLHHTSLYRGLRLSSKGRRPAADDVDASSRLPLLNNAYNREILGEYGAFFAIANRIDRLHKNAWIGFQSWRATARSKSLSKNAERLLLEAIEARRHGDVLYFWARLDMDPRYQSEQDFWSFCDAINAGNCRFAFSEAVKKMYGVKHDFTSLPQMPSDGGTWSVMHCWVVPTRSFLEFVMFSRMFVDALDAQFYDEHHRTGRCCLSLSKDKHCYSRLLELLINVWAYHSARRMVYIQPETGLMQEQHKLSGRRGRMWVKWFQFSTLKSMDEDLAEEFDSDRPRRRWLWPSTGEIFWRGMYEKERNMRIKAKERKKQLSRDKLKRMRRRFRQKVIGKYVKPVEDESNTTNITTV